One Torulaspora globosa chromosome 5, complete sequence DNA window includes the following coding sequences:
- the SKI6 gene encoding exosome non-catalytic core subunit SKI6 (ancestral locus Anc_5.146) — translation MSRLEIYSPEGLRLDGRRWNELRRFECSTNTHSHAADGSSYLEQGNNKVITLVKGPQEPTSRSQVDTTGAVLKISVNITKFSKAGRSRTGHKNERRVLEMQTALVRTFNKSVMLHAYPRTLINIEIHVLQQDGGLMGSLINGITLALIDAGIAMYDYISGVSVGLYDTTPLLDTNSLEENAMSTVTLGVVGKSEKLSLLLVEDKIPLDRLENVLAIGIAGTHRIRDLMDKEVRKGRRNRVANALSG, via the coding sequence ATGTCTAGACTAGAAATTTACTCACCCGAAGGTCTGCGTCTTGACGGTCGTCGTTGGAACGAGTTACGCCGCTTTGAATGCTCAACCAACACACATTCGCACGCTGCAGATGGCTCTTCATACCTAGAACAGGGCAATAACAAAGTCATTACGCTCGTTAAGGGTCCACAGGAGCCAACCTCACGTTCTCAAGTGGATACTACAGGGGCTGTATTGAAAATATCCGTTAACATCACCAAGTTTTCCAAGGCTGGAAGAAGTAGGACAGGTCATAAGAATGAAAGGCGAGTGCTGGAGATGCAAACTGCGTTGGTGCGTACTTTCAATAAAAGTGTTATGCTTCACGCTTATCCAAGAACGTTGATCAACATCGAAATACATGTGTTGCAACAGGACGGGGGACTGATGGGGTCTCTAATCAATGGTATTACTTTGGCCCTGATAGATGCGGGTATTGCTATGTATGACTATATCAGTGGTGTCTCTGTCGGGCTCTATGATACTACTCCGTTGCTTGATACTAATtctttggaagaaaatgCCATGAGCACCGTAACGCTGGGCGTCGTTGGCAAAAGCGAGAAGCTGTCGCTCCTGCTAGTCGAAGATAAGATCCCACTGGACAGATTAGAGAACGTCCTGGCAATTGGAATTGCGGGGACGCATAGAATAAGAGATCTCATGGATAAGGAAGTGAGAAAGGGACGCAGGAACAGAGTTGCCAATGCCTTATCCGGATGA
- the FYV8 gene encoding Fyv8p (ancestral locus Anc_5.145) — protein sequence MTEQVERKKSYRWVSAGQASYDGADWNSTDDSSGEEATNKSSVKRGDTVSKLPALPKLNYNQEEDSEDERAEDGSLNDNERKEQFSISQTIKPQSLVVEDQDGSPITWESPGLGASLSRDSSKSSVQVRRTPVNEDLENLMVQIVKEMTPKVGQSEEFGEEEHSGEPKSYSAVSLERASLNSSRSEDELQVSKDGYFSKFIQRKDEDDYMSDDGASSHSPVEETCPTPSVAETNNKQGEDGLAHSFDEEAVTAQGGKDEEVSAVIEDSRSLQPSSDEDAYLSSEEGDEDALSYTDSINYQAARSQSAGKQDVDSEGVIIPREDEDSDGLDEEIRVSKSGYFNKMVQSDSDASANEQDSLDDDDERTIPETINSSDTSQIGKAANEAIPAASRQDENEPDENEPVENESVENESVETKPAEDEESRASQLIASNHQQGGLKGTDEVTTNGQNIEDGDEPERDGSENEVGETPEKELSSTRQSINMGKWKPDMSAFRNDFVQETTNNPPPGFVYDETGNLVDLTPSSMKPRVVSTYSEVESSWNAFPSEGNDDLETVRDTKTLYDNNTIHNVPGIIGNNQNLPPLPSITSGVNSTESSDEPRSLGTGTSTTLTLDGENRRGPLQTHFKEVFTVPAPDTKDIAKVTGEKTVPSWNINKIVSSKTSHADKIEQLRAYSKQLKDYDTGIQTWLGYTLKSSSKTDRDFIFDEYKVSTHVRDAYAHADELSKKHTVSNTVANVNQNVSHLTKKVFAHSKKSRGLFSSIGKKRV from the coding sequence ATGACTGAACAGGtagaaagaaagaaatctTATCGCTGGGTGAGTGCCGGACAGGCATCCTATGATGGAGCTGATTGGAATAGTACGGATGATTCATCCGGGGAAGAGGCAACGAACAAGAGTAGTGTGAAAAGAGGCGACACTGTTTCGAAACTCCCTGCGCTACCCAAGCTCAATTacaatcaagaagaagacagcGAGGACGAAAGGGCTGAGGATGGCAGTCTAAATGATAATGAACGCAAAGAGCAATTTAGCATTTCCCAAACGATAAAACCGCAATCATTAGTTGTTGAGGATCAAGATGGGAGTCCGATTACGTGGGAATCGCCAGGATTGGGTGCATCTTTGTCGCGAGATAGCTCCAAGAGTTCCGTGCAAGTCCGAAGAACACCTGTGAATGAGGATTTAGAAAATTTAATGGTTCAGATTGTTAAGGAAATGACGCCGAAAGTTGGGCAATCCGAGGAGtttggtgaagaagagcatTCTGGTGAACCCAAAAGCTACTCTGCGGTGAGTTTGGAAAGAGCGTCGTTGAATAGCTCCCGCTCGgaggatgagcttcaagtATCAAAAGATGGTTATTTCTCGAAGTTCATCCAAAggaaagatgaagatgattaCATGTCAGACGATGGTGCATCTTCTCATTCtccagttgaagaaacatgTCCGACACCTTCCGTCGCAGAAACAAACAACAAGCAAGGAGAGGATGGCCTAGCTCATAGCTttgatgaggaagctgTTACTGCTCAAGGTGGaaaagacgaagaagtTTCGGCAGTAATAGAGGACTCTCGTAGCTTACAACCCTCTTCCGACGAAGATGCGTATCTTTCAAGTGAAGAAGGGGACGAAGATGCACTATCCTACACTGATTCAATTAACTACCAGGCTGCCAGGTCTCAGTCAGCCGGAAAGCAGGATGTAGACAGCGAGGGTGTTATAATCCCCCGGGAAGATGAAGACTCAGATGGGTTGGATGAAGAGATCAGGGTATCAAAGTCCGGATATTTCAATAAAATGGTTCAGAGCGATAGCGATGCTAGTGCTAATGAACAAGATTCGcttgacgatgacgacgaaagGACGATTCCTGAGACAATCAACTCTTCTGATACCAGTCAGATAGGTAAAGCTGCTAATGAAGCAATACCAGCCGCTAGCAGACAAGATGAGAACGAACCAGATGAGAATGAACCAGTGGAGAATGAATCAGTAGAGAATGAATCAGTAGAGACTAAACCAGccgaagatgaagaatcgcGGGCCAGCCAACTGATTGCATCGAACCATCAACAAGGTGGACTCAAAGGCACCGATGAGGTGACGACTAATGGACAAAATATTGAGGATGGGGACGAACCAGAGAGAGACGGATCTGAAAATGAAGTGGGCGAGACTCCTGAGAAAGAACTTTCATCAACGCGACAATCGATCAATATGGGTAAGTGGAAACCTGATATGAGTGCTTTCAGAAATGACTTCGTCCAAGAAACAACTAATAACCCTCCTCCGGGTTTTGTCTACGACGAAACTGGGAATTTAGTTGATCTGACGCCGTCTAGTATGAAACCACGCGTTGTTTCCACATATTCTGAAGTAGAGAGTTCATGGAATGCATTTCCTTCAGAAGGCAACGACGATCTGGAGACTGTTCGGGACACCAAGACGCTATATGACAACAACACAATTCACAATGTCCCTGGAATAATAGGCAACAATCAAAATTTACCGCCGCTGCCAAGTATTACCTCCGGTGTGAACAGTACTGAGAGTTCCGACGAACCCCGGTCTCTCGGGACGGGCACTTCAACCACCCTGACACTCGACGGCGAAAACCGGCGAGGGCCGTTACAAACCCATTTCAAAGAGGTTTTCACGGTCCCTGCACCGGATACCAAGGATATAGCGAAAGTTACCGGAGAGAAAACTGTACCGTCATGGaacatcaacaagattGTGAGCAGTAAAACATCTCATGCTGACAAAATTGAGCAGCTGAGGGCTTATTcgaagcagctgaaagacTATGACACTGGCATTCAAACGTGGCTCGGTTACACGTTGAAATCTTCCTCCAAGACTGACAGGGATTTCATATTCGATGAGTACAAAGTGAGCACGCATGTCAGAGATGCGTATGCCCATGCCGACGAATTGAGTAAGAAGCATACTGTCAGTAACACAGTAGCCAACGTGAATCAGAACGTCAGTCACTTAACGAAAAAGGTGTTTGCGCACTCCAAGAAATCCAGAGGACTCTTTTCCTCGATAGGAAAGAAAAGAGTTTAA